The sequence GCCATTGACCACGTTTTTCTTCTTTTATTAAACCAACGTCTTTTAATTTGCGCAAATGTTGACTGATAGCTGGTTGACTCATCTCAAACATATCAACGAATTCACATACACAACATTCGTGCCGCTGCATTAAGCGCATCATTGTAAGACGTGTTTTATCTCCCATCAATTTCAGTAACAGTGTGGCTTCAGGGATAGCAGTTTTTGTAACTGTCATATTAGTTCACCTCTTTCTTTTCTTCTTATTTACATACATAATTATATTCTTATGTGATTATGATGTCAACAAAAAAAGAAATTACCCTGTTATAGAGTAACTTCGATTTGCTTTCTAACGTCATCTAGTTATTAACGATACAACTCAATTTCATTATTTAATTGCAACCATAAAAAACGACCCAAATACAAACCAATAAAATTTAATAATATATCATTTGTATCAAAATAACCTAACTCCAAACTATATTGGCTAATTTCTATGAGGAACAAACCTAGTAATGATACCAAGAAAAAAATACTTCGTTTTAGTCGTGTCAGCAACATTCCTAACGGGACAAAATAGAGTATATTAAAGAGTGCTTCAACGATTTTTCCTTTTTTAAGTTCATCAATTAATGTTGTGATTCCAACATAATAACCATATGAACCAACACTTTTGAAAAACAAAAAGAAAATCATAGTTACAAAATAGAGTGAATAACTCACATAAATAAAATAAAGATTAAAACGTCTTCGCTTTAATTGTATGAGCGTCAATGTGATAAAAATAGAAATGATAAGAACAATTATGAAAGACAACCAAGGCCCGTCTAACCATCCATTTTCCTCACCAATATAAACTTGAAAACGCGGCCGCCACCACCAGTCATACATTAAATGCACACAGAAAAATGTTGCTAAAAAAAGCACCAGTGCTCGTACTTTCATTTGATCACCTCCGTTAAAAAAACTCTCCGAAAAATCGGAGAGCCAGATTTTATTAGTCTACTATAGTTTATACACTCTTTTCACTTTTCGTGAGCGTTTTACAGGAACGTTTTTAATAAACAGACGCTGGACGTTTGTACTCTCTTTCCATTCTACAAGCTAGCTGACATTGAACGGCTATTTATGTTTTTATTTTACTCTAGCAATTACCAAACAACTCCTATGAAATTTCATAAATAATATTTTGATAAACACAACCAAATTTTTATTTCCTCCAATTTCTTTGGAGCTGAACGTTTGGTTTTGCTTTTACTCTTCTTTAGCTGTAACGTTCAGACGTAATTCATCCAATTGTTTATCGCTTACTGTTGATGGGGCTTGAGTCATTGGATCACTTGCTCGTCCTGTTTTAGGGAAGGCAATTGTGTCACGAATATTATCGCGTCCTGTTAATAACATGACAATACGATCAAGTCCTAATGCAATACCGCCATGTGGAGGTGTACCATACTCAAATGCGTCCATTAAGAAACCAAATTGTGCACGGGCTTCTTCTTCTGTGAATCCTAATGCTTTAAACATCTTGGCTTGGATAGCACTATCATAAATACGTAGTGACCCGCCGCCTAATTCATAACCATTTAAAACGACATCATAGGCCTGTGCATAGACATCCTCAGGTTTTGTATCTAGCAATGCTACATCTGACTCATTTGGCATAGTAAATGGATGGTGCGCTGCGACAAAGCGTTCTGCTTCTTCATCATATTCAAATAATGGCCAGTTAACGACCCATAAAAAGGCTAATTGTTCTTCATCAATCAATTGTAACTCTTTAGCAACTTTCACTCGTAAAGCGCCTAATGATGCTGCGACGACGCTTGCTTTATCTGCGACAAAAACAAACATATCTCCCACGTTACCATTTAAACGTTCAGTTAATGCTGCTTGTTTATCTGCATCAAAGAATTTAGCAATAGGTCCCTTTAATTCGCCTTCTTCAACTTTAAGCCAAGCTAAACCTTTTGAACCGTATACTTTAACAAACTCACCTAAGGCATCAATTTGTTTACGTGAATAAGCTTTTCCACCACCAACAATGTTAATGGCTTTAACTTGTCCGCCATTTTCAACTGCTTGTGAAAAGACTTTGAAATCAGTATCAACGACAATATCTGCGACATCTTGTAACTCAAGACCAAAGCGGACATCAGGTTTATCACTTCCGTAACGCGCCATTGCCTCATCGTACTCCATACGCGGAAATGGTGTCGGAATATCAACGCCTTTAGCTTTTTTCACAACTGCTTTTAACAAGTTTTCAGTCATTGTTTGAATATCTTCGGCTGATTGGAAACTTGTTTCAATATCAATTTGTGTAAATTCTGGTTGGCGGTCGCCACGCAAATCTTCGTCACGGAAACAACGAACGATTTGGTAATATTTATCAAAACCAGCTGACATCAACAACTGTTTATTGAGTTGAGGAGATTGTGGCAATGCATAAAAATGTCCTGGATGGACACGACTAGGTACTAAATAGTCTCGTGCACCTTCTGGTGTTGATTTGTTTAACATGGGTGTTTCAATATCAATGAAACCTAAATCATCTAATGTATCACGAACAGCACGTTTAATATCATGTCGCGTACGGATGATTTTTGACATTTCTGGACGTCGTAAATCAAGGTAACGGTATTTCAAACGTAAATCATCTGATACTTCTACGCCATCTTCGATATAGAACGGTGTCGTTTTAGCAACGTTTAAAATTTCAATTGAGCTCGCTAAAATTTCAATTTCACCTGTTTTAAGCTTACGATTAATTTGTGATTCATGACGTTCAACAACCTTACCTTTGATTGTCACAACATACTCGCCGCGGACTTTTTCAGCTATTGCTAAAGCTTCTTTTGATTCATCTGGATTAAAAACAATTTGAACATAACCTTCACGATCACGGAGGTCGATAAAGATTAGTCCACCTAAATCACGTCGTTTTTGTACCCAGCCACTCAAAGTAACTTCTTGTCCAACATATTCTTTTGTTACT comes from Brochothrix thermosphacta DSM 20171 = FSL F6-1036 and encodes:
- the aspS gene encoding aspartate--tRNA ligase, which encodes MDKRTTYCGLVTKEYVGQEVTLSGWVQKRRDLGGLIFIDLRDREGYVQIVFNPDESKEALAIAEKVRGEYVVTIKGKVVERHESQINRKLKTGEIEILASSIEILNVAKTTPFYIEDGVEVSDDLRLKYRYLDLRRPEMSKIIRTRHDIKRAVRDTLDDLGFIDIETPMLNKSTPEGARDYLVPSRVHPGHFYALPQSPQLNKQLLMSAGFDKYYQIVRCFRDEDLRGDRQPEFTQIDIETSFQSAEDIQTMTENLLKAVVKKAKGVDIPTPFPRMEYDEAMARYGSDKPDVRFGLELQDVADIVVDTDFKVFSQAVENGGQVKAINIVGGGKAYSRKQIDALGEFVKVYGSKGLAWLKVEEGELKGPIAKFFDADKQAALTERLNGNVGDMFVFVADKASVVAASLGALRVKVAKELQLIDEEQLAFLWVVNWPLFEYDEEAERFVAAHHPFTMPNESDVALLDTKPEDVYAQAYDVVLNGYELGGGSLRIYDSAIQAKMFKALGFTEEEARAQFGFLMDAFEYGTPPHGGIALGLDRIVMLLTGRDNIRDTIAFPKTGRASDPMTQAPSTVSDKQLDELRLNVTAKEE
- a CDS encoding VanZ family protein: MKVRALVLFLATFFCVHLMYDWWWRPRFQVYIGEENGWLDGPWLSFIIVLIISIFITLTLIQLKRRRFNLYFIYVSYSLYFVTMIFFLFFKSVGSYGYYVGITTLIDELKKGKIVEALFNILYFVPLGMLLTRLKRSIFFLVSLLGLFLIEISQYSLELGYFDTNDILLNFIGLYLGRFLWLQLNNEIELYR
- a CDS encoding ArsR/SmtB family transcription factor — protein: MTVTKTAIPEATLLLKLMGDKTRLTMMRLMQRHECCVCEFVDMFEMSQPAISQHLRKLKDVGLIKEEKRGQWHFYSLNESHKDYPFVATILEQLPLEDERIKKLEAQGLRITCGLGE